A genomic window from Paenibacillus sp. FSL K6-0276 includes:
- a CDS encoding DUF350 domain-containing protein, with translation MQGDIDLLLGHPLGALLGYFTVAILGLVIFLSVFEMVTKYNCWEEIRKGNLAVAMATGGKIFGICNVLRFSIEADVTIYETMKWSVVGFLLLLLAYFLFEFLTPVFSIDEEIAADNRAVGLIAMLISVSLSYVIGAAIF, from the coding sequence GTGCAAGGAGATATTGATCTTTTGCTGGGTCATCCGCTAGGTGCCTTGCTTGGCTACTTTACAGTGGCTATTCTTGGGCTTGTTATATTTCTGTCTGTTTTTGAAATGGTGACGAAATATAATTGTTGGGAAGAAATTCGCAAGGGGAACTTGGCAGTAGCCATGGCAACAGGCGGCAAAATCTTTGGGATTTGTAACGTACTGCGTTTCAGTATTGAAGCAGACGTTACGATTTATGAGACCATGAAATGGTCTGTCGTCGGGTTTTTACTGCTGCTACTTGCTTATTTCTTGTTTGAATTTCTAACCCCTGTATTTTCTATTGATGAGGAAATCGCCGCGGATAACCGTGCTGTTGGGCTAATAGCGATGCTGATCTCGGTTTCGTTGTCTTATGTGATCGGTGCAGCTATATTTTAA
- a CDS encoding FAD-dependent oxidoreductase — MRLNSGNTPWRSTLQDPPTYPALENTVHCDCLVVGAGIGGAMASYRLSLNGAKTVLIEKRQVGYGSSHANTGLLQISNDKSLTSCMNTFGQKSGLLFYQLCQAAVRNILDLASKLDIDSQIIPRSSLLYASTPADVSALREEYENLVANGFDSEFWDEERIASVYSFSKPAALYSRSDAEANPYRLVHSLIAKAATNGVRVYEQTEARQYEFTEDGVICHTENGRIIAKKIIFAMGYETQEFKKDHGAKLINTYAVMTKPLKEFPKWHERSLLWETARPYLYFRTTPEGRIIAGGKDEPLTDPERRDIRVISQSQRLLDELEALFPELKGIELEYSWGSVFGSTRDGLPYIGPHPRFPHCYFIEGYGGNGTVYSMIAAELLTDTIAGKNRPELDLFSLTRSAKPSPSQNSVVI; from the coding sequence ATGAGACTAAATAGCGGCAACACCCCTTGGAGAAGCACTTTACAAGACCCTCCAACTTATCCAGCTCTAGAGAATACCGTTCACTGTGATTGTCTGGTTGTAGGCGCCGGAATAGGTGGGGCAATGGCATCCTATCGGTTGTCCTTAAACGGTGCTAAGACTGTTTTGATCGAAAAAAGACAGGTCGGATATGGAAGCTCGCATGCCAATACCGGGCTACTACAAATATCTAACGATAAATCGTTAACCTCATGTATGAACACTTTTGGACAAAAGAGCGGCTTGCTCTTTTATCAGTTATGCCAAGCAGCGGTTAGAAATATTCTGGATCTAGCGTCCAAGCTCGATATCGATTCCCAAATCATTCCTCGCAGCAGCCTTTTATATGCCAGCACACCAGCGGATGTATCTGCTCTGCGGGAAGAATATGAGAATCTCGTTGCTAACGGATTCGATTCTGAATTTTGGGACGAAGAAAGAATCGCTTCGGTGTATTCCTTTTCTAAACCAGCTGCGCTTTATTCACGTAGTGATGCTGAAGCGAACCCTTACCGGTTGGTTCACAGCCTGATCGCCAAGGCAGCGACGAATGGTGTACGCGTTTATGAGCAAACCGAAGCTAGACAATATGAGTTTACTGAAGATGGCGTGATTTGCCACACAGAGAATGGTCGCATTATTGCGAAGAAGATTATTTTTGCAATGGGTTACGAAACACAGGAGTTTAAAAAAGATCATGGCGCTAAGTTGATCAATACGTATGCTGTGATGACCAAACCTCTGAAGGAATTTCCGAAGTGGCATGAGCGCAGCCTCCTCTGGGAAACCGCCCGGCCGTATTTGTATTTCCGTACAACACCGGAGGGACGTATTATTGCAGGGGGCAAAGATGAGCCGTTGACGGATCCAGAGCGCCGTGATATCCGAGTGATTTCTCAGAGTCAAAGACTACTGGATGAGCTGGAAGCTTTGTTTCCTGAACTCAAAGGGATCGAGCTAGAGTACTCCTGGGGATCTGTATTCGGCTCAACGCGTGATGGGCTTCCGTATATCGGCCCTCATCCGAGGTTCCCCCATTGCTACTTCATTGAGGGCTATGGGGGCAATGGGACGGTGTACAGCATGATTGCTGCGGAGTTATTAACAGATACGATTGCGGGTAAAAATCGGCCGGAGCTTGATCTGTTCTCGTTGACACGATCAGCTAAACCTTCTCCTTCTCAGAATTCGGTCGTGATTTAG
- a CDS encoding spore coat protein gives MNAQNPAAFMPDEDLMNTILCDLKRTVREYATAATESACPAVRRVFNDLTMNTLRLQGDHYTHMSQMNMYPAPAKALRQDVDKQLQTAQQMQQQTGQFVQQKTGQSGSFANDPNAHLHSNGQHQPSHLM, from the coding sequence ATGAATGCACAGAATCCAGCAGCATTTATGCCAGATGAGGATTTAATGAATACCATTTTGTGTGATTTGAAGCGGACGGTCCGTGAATATGCGACCGCTGCTACGGAATCGGCATGTCCAGCTGTTCGCCGGGTCTTTAATGACTTGACCATGAACACGCTCCGACTTCAAGGGGATCATTATACGCATATGTCCCAAATGAATATGTATCCTGCTCCGGCAAAGGCATTGCGCCAAGATGTGGACAAGCAGCTTCAAACCGCACAGCAAATGCAACAACAAACAGGGCAGTTCGTTCAGCAAAAAACAGGACAATCTGGATCCTTTGCTAACGATCCGAACGCTCATCTTCATTCGAATGGTCAGCATCAACCCTCTCATTTAATGTAA
- a CDS encoding Lrp/AsnC family transcriptional regulator, translating into MKEMNELKRKVLELLKEDARRSTALLATLLGAEEEDVKTAIGQLEKDHVIVKYAAVVNWDKVDDEKVTALIEVQITPERGRGFEGIAERIYLYPQVKSVYLMSGAYDLLVEVEGRNLREVANFVSEKLSPIDSVLSTKTNFTLKKYKQDGIIFEEHEEDNRLMISP; encoded by the coding sequence ATGAAGGAAATGAACGAACTAAAGAGGAAAGTGCTGGAACTGCTTAAAGAGGACGCGAGAAGATCTACTGCACTCCTAGCTACGCTGCTTGGCGCGGAAGAAGAAGACGTGAAGACAGCGATTGGGCAATTAGAGAAAGACCATGTGATTGTTAAATATGCAGCTGTTGTAAACTGGGATAAAGTGGATGATGAGAAGGTTACCGCACTGATCGAGGTACAGATTACGCCCGAACGGGGGCGCGGCTTTGAAGGTATTGCCGAGAGAATCTACCTGTATCCACAAGTGAAATCCGTTTACTTGATGTCAGGTGCTTACGATCTTTTGGTGGAAGTGGAAGGCCGGAACTTACGTGAAGTGGCCAATTTTGTTTCCGAGAAGCTGTCTCCGATTGATTCAGTACTCTCAACTAAAACGAACTTTACCCTTAAAAAATACAAACAGGATGGGATCATCTTCGAGGAGCATGAGGAAGATAACCGTCTGATGATCTCTCCATAA
- a CDS encoding aminotransferase class I/II-fold pyridoxal phosphate-dependent enzyme codes for MITNKTQLTGEDSKSMNSYLAPLVQQIQPSGIRKFFDLAAGSKDIISLGVGEPDFKTPWHVREACVYSLERGFTGYTSNAGMPELREGIANYLHTRFAVEYDPANQIIATVGGSEAIDLALRALITPGDEILIPEPCYISYSPITAIGGGIPVGIETTGENDFKLTAESLEAKITPRSKVLILCYPSNPTGSVMTRGDWEPIAKVVEKHDLIVISDEIYAELTYGINHVSFASLPGMMDRTILVSGFSKAFAMTGWRMGYACGHPDLISAMLKIHQYTVMCAPSMGQVAALEALTNGMEEKDRMVDSYNQRRRLIVKGLRDAGLECHEPQGAFYAFPSVRKTGLTSDQFAQRLLLEYKVAAVPGSVFGLGGEGYLRCSYATSVSQLNEAVERIGAFVTQLERERME; via the coding sequence ATGATCACGAATAAAACGCAGCTAACCGGAGAAGACAGCAAATCAATGAATTCTTATTTGGCACCGCTAGTACAGCAAATTCAGCCTTCGGGTATTCGCAAGTTTTTTGATCTGGCTGCAGGCAGCAAGGATATTATATCACTTGGAGTCGGGGAGCCTGATTTCAAGACCCCGTGGCATGTCAGAGAAGCTTGCGTCTATTCGCTGGAAAGAGGGTTTACAGGGTATACATCCAATGCAGGTATGCCTGAGCTGCGGGAGGGAATTGCGAATTATTTGCATACCCGTTTTGCAGTGGAGTATGATCCTGCCAATCAAATTATAGCAACGGTCGGCGGAAGCGAGGCTATTGATCTGGCTCTGCGAGCGTTGATTACCCCAGGTGATGAGATTCTTATACCGGAGCCTTGCTATATTTCCTATTCGCCGATAACGGCTATTGGTGGGGGGATTCCTGTAGGCATCGAAACGACCGGAGAGAATGACTTTAAACTTACTGCGGAGAGTTTGGAAGCCAAGATTACTCCACGCTCCAAAGTTCTGATTCTGTGCTACCCGAGTAACCCAACCGGAAGTGTTATGACCCGAGGAGATTGGGAGCCGATCGCCAAGGTTGTGGAGAAACATGATCTTATTGTAATTTCAGACGAGATCTATGCGGAATTGACTTATGGAATTAATCATGTCAGCTTTGCCTCACTGCCAGGTATGATGGACCGTACGATTCTGGTCAGCGGCTTCTCTAAGGCTTTTGCAATGACTGGATGGAGAATGGGTTATGCTTGTGGTCACCCTGATTTAATCTCCGCTATGCTTAAGATTCACCAGTATACTGTAATGTGTGCTCCTTCTATGGGTCAGGTGGCTGCACTTGAAGCACTAACCAATGGGATGGAAGAGAAGGACCGAATGGTCGATTCGTATAACCAACGGCGGAGGCTGATTGTTAAAGGTTTGCGTGATGCCGGGCTGGAGTGCCATGAACCACAAGGTGCATTCTACGCTTTTCCTAGCGTGCGCAAAACGGGTCTGACCTCTGATCAATTTGCACAACGGTTATTGCTTGAATACAAGGTAGCAGCTGTGCCTGGAAGTGTCTTTGGATTAGGTGGTGAAGGATACTTACGCTGCTCCTATGCTACGTCAGTATCTCAACTGAATGAAGCTGTAGAACGCATTGGTGCTTTTGTCACACAATTGGAACGAGAGAGAATGGAATAG
- a CDS encoding aspartyl-phosphate phosphatase Spo0E family protein, translated as MLSLEDEIRILRSKMEQLFLQEKSFTSDNVIEISSLLDLKINEYMKGRPGRK; from the coding sequence ATACTCTCTCTGGAAGATGAAATCAGAATACTCCGTAGCAAGATGGAGCAGCTTTTTTTGCAGGAAAAATCATTCACTTCAGATAATGTGATTGAAATTAGCAGTTTACTGGATCTCAAGATAAATGAATACATGAAGGGGCGTCCAGGCAGGAAATAA
- a CDS encoding amidohydrolase family protein, which yields MFEEDEVGTIELGKRADFAILAEDPTSTDPLNLKDISNVGTLIDGQIVYDNGLNLIEIGAVY from the coding sequence ATGTTTGAAGAAGATGAGGTAGGAACGATCGAACTTGGCAAGCGAGCTGATTTTGCTATATTAGCTGAAGATCCTACATCTACTGATCCGCTTAACCTTAAAGATATTTCTAATGTGGGTACGTTGATTGACGGACAGATTGTCTATGATAATGGTCTTAACCTCATTGAAATAGGTGCCGTTTACTAA
- a CDS encoding cob(I)yrinic acid a,c-diamide adenosyltransferase, whose translation MVIYTRTGDAGQTSVIGGRVGKDDVRVEAYGTIDELNCFVGQARSLMEDDKFDDVREQLLEIQHELFDCGTDLAFIKLGDGGQYMVTSEMAKRLEGWIDDLQAENPPLEKFILPGGSPLASVLHVCRTVCRRAERRAVTLGRNADINPEAVIYLNRLSDYFFALARTANTRAGITDVEYIRSKKVFRD comes from the coding sequence ATGGTGATCTATACACGTACGGGTGATGCGGGTCAAACTTCGGTGATTGGTGGCCGGGTTGGTAAGGATGATGTCCGAGTTGAAGCCTACGGAACCATCGATGAACTGAATTGCTTTGTAGGACAGGCACGGAGCCTGATGGAGGACGATAAGTTTGACGATGTACGCGAGCAGCTGCTGGAAATTCAGCATGAGCTATTCGATTGCGGAACCGATCTGGCTTTTATTAAGCTAGGTGATGGTGGTCAATATATGGTGACTAGCGAGATGGCTAAACGGCTGGAGGGCTGGATTGATGATCTTCAAGCAGAGAATCCACCGCTAGAGAAATTCATCCTCCCTGGAGGTAGCCCGCTAGCTTCGGTTCTACATGTGTGCCGGACCGTTTGTCGCCGGGCGGAACGTCGGGCAGTTACGTTAGGACGAAATGCGGACATTAACCCGGAAGCGGTTATTTATTTGAACCGGTTATCGGATTATTTCTTTGCACTGGCTAGGACGGCTAATACACGAGCAGGGATTACTGATGTAGAATACATTCGCAGTAAAAAGGTGTTCCGGGACTAA
- a CDS encoding RluA family pseudouridine synthase, which produces MTSYYSPITYIIPPEEDDWLLKTILHKRMDVSRKLLSRLKQTEQGITLNGERVYISVRVKAGDIVQIRMETETSDDILPQPIPFEILFEDEHLLVVNKAAGIIVHPTHGHYTDTLANGVVHYWAQKKERFRFRPVHRLDQETSGVLVIAKNPYSHQHISEQMIAGTVDKRYAAFVHGVPAEPFGDIDGPIDRDPEEPHRRIVTPDGYHSLTRYEVKQIYSTASRVELKLESGRTHQIRVHMTSIGCPLIGDSMYRHELYNLPELTSTQSEQLESVAVLDASIPRQALHAVRLTFKHPVLLQEMIFEAPLPPDMAALEKILEQGPTAKL; this is translated from the coding sequence ATGACAAGCTATTATTCACCCATTACTTACATCATACCGCCTGAAGAGGATGACTGGTTGCTGAAGACGATCCTGCATAAACGCATGGATGTCTCACGTAAGTTGTTGTCTCGCCTTAAGCAAACGGAACAAGGCATTACATTAAATGGAGAACGTGTTTATATCAGCGTACGTGTTAAAGCAGGAGATATTGTACAGATTCGTATGGAAACGGAGACTTCGGATGATATTCTACCTCAACCGATCCCCTTTGAAATTTTATTTGAAGATGAACATCTGCTCGTTGTAAACAAGGCTGCAGGGATCATCGTGCATCCCACACATGGACATTACACAGATACGCTTGCTAACGGAGTAGTTCATTATTGGGCACAAAAGAAGGAACGTTTCCGCTTCCGGCCTGTTCATCGGCTGGATCAAGAAACCTCCGGCGTATTAGTCATCGCCAAGAATCCATACAGCCATCAGCATATTTCCGAGCAGATGATTGCGGGCACTGTGGACAAACGATATGCAGCATTTGTTCATGGTGTTCCTGCGGAGCCATTCGGCGATATCGATGGGCCTATCGACCGTGATCCCGAGGAACCACATCGGCGTATCGTTACACCGGATGGATATCATTCTCTGACTCGGTATGAGGTTAAACAGATTTATTCGACCGCTTCCAGAGTTGAACTGAAGCTGGAGAGCGGTCGTACCCATCAAATTCGGGTCCATATGACCTCTATCGGTTGTCCATTAATTGGTGACAGCATGTATCGTCATGAGCTGTATAATCTACCGGAATTGACTTCAACTCAAAGTGAACAGTTGGAGTCCGTTGCGGTACTAGATGCTTCCATCCCGCGTCAAGCACTGCACGCGGTGCGTCTGACGTTCAAGCACCCGGTGCTACTGCAAGAAATGATCTTTGAAGCCCCTTTGCCGCCTGATATGGCGGCTTTGGAGAAAATATTGGAGCAAGGCCCTACAGCGAAATTGTGA
- a CDS encoding arsenate reductase family protein, whose amino-acid sequence MSKLKVYQYPKCSTCRSAVKWLQGQGHELELQHIAEQPPTVEELRDLLANSGLELKKFFNTSGEVYKALGLKDKMAQLSEQEKLELLASHGMLNKRPIVTDGVKVTVGFKEDQYAEAWTKA is encoded by the coding sequence ATGAGCAAACTAAAAGTATATCAATATCCAAAATGCAGCACCTGCCGCAGCGCAGTGAAATGGCTACAAGGACAAGGTCATGAGCTGGAGCTTCAGCATATCGCAGAACAGCCACCTACAGTTGAGGAATTGCGTGACTTGCTGGCCAATAGCGGTCTTGAACTGAAGAAGTTTTTTAATACAAGCGGTGAAGTATATAAAGCACTGGGTCTTAAGGACAAAATGGCACAGCTTAGTGAACAGGAGAAGCTTGAGCTGCTCGCGAGCCATGGTATGCTGAATAAACGTCCGATTGTCACCGATGGTGTTAAGGTAACTGTAGGATTTAAGGAAGATCAATATGCTGAAGCTTGGACCAAGGCTTAA
- a CDS encoding glycoside hydrolase family 36 protein: MEDVTLWWETLPGYKPAVVPDVALRPMYSTWYSFHQELNAAELEEQCRFAKELGCDSIIVDDGWQTDDNNRGYAFTGDWEVYDGKIPDMKAHVDAVHRLDMKYMLWYSVPFVGKCSKVWSQFENKLLRVDEKLNAGVLDPRYPDVREYLIHTYEQAVTGWDIDGLKLDFVDSFKLSPDQKEGTAEGRDFESIPEAVDRLLSDVMDRLKAIKPDILIEFRQTYIGPLMRKYGNMFRANDCPNDSIQNRVRTLDLRLLSGNTAVHSDMIMFNPNEPLESAAMQLINVIFSVPQISLRLNDIGENYLSMLRFWLGFSREHSDVLLRGALCPQQPELLYPLVTARKDDIQIIAVYADAVVHIEQDATQLFIVNGTYSEKLVIRSSLSPAHYEIQVKDCRGQLISSQTLEISKGLLEVAVPKAGMVSFTRVTSAQ, encoded by the coding sequence TTGGAGGATGTAACGTTATGGTGGGAGACCTTGCCCGGTTATAAGCCTGCCGTAGTCCCTGATGTGGCCCTGCGTCCTATGTACTCTACCTGGTATTCCTTCCACCAGGAGTTGAACGCCGCCGAATTAGAGGAGCAGTGTAGATTTGCCAAGGAACTCGGCTGTGACAGCATTATCGTCGATGACGGCTGGCAAACAGACGATAACAATCGGGGTTACGCCTTTACTGGCGACTGGGAGGTTTATGACGGTAAGATTCCAGATATGAAGGCGCATGTCGATGCCGTACATCGACTCGACATGAAATATATGCTTTGGTATTCCGTTCCGTTTGTAGGTAAATGCAGCAAGGTATGGAGCCAATTCGAGAACAAACTGCTTCGAGTAGATGAAAAACTCAACGCAGGTGTGCTTGATCCCCGTTACCCAGATGTACGAGAGTATCTGATCCACACCTATGAACAGGCCGTTACTGGGTGGGATATCGATGGACTGAAACTAGATTTCGTGGACAGCTTCAAGCTCAGTCCAGATCAGAAGGAAGGTACTGCGGAGGGTCGGGATTTTGAATCGATACCGGAAGCGGTTGACCGCTTACTTTCCGATGTTATGGATCGGCTAAAAGCCATCAAGCCTGATATTCTGATTGAATTCCGCCAGACCTATATAGGTCCCCTGATGCGGAAATACGGCAACATGTTCCGGGCGAACGACTGCCCGAACGACTCTATTCAGAACAGAGTTCGCACGCTTGACCTGCGTCTTCTGTCAGGAAATACAGCTGTTCATTCCGATATGATCATGTTTAACCCGAATGAACCTTTAGAGAGTGCAGCCATGCAATTGATCAACGTGATCTTCTCTGTTCCGCAAATCTCCCTGCGTCTTAATGACATCGGAGAAAATTATTTATCTATGCTGCGTTTTTGGCTGGGTTTCAGCAGAGAGCATAGTGATGTTCTACTCAGAGGGGCGCTATGTCCACAGCAACCGGAGCTACTATACCCTTTAGTGACCGCACGTAAGGATGACATACAAATTATTGCCGTCTATGCCGATGCTGTTGTTCATATAGAGCAGGACGCTACGCAATTATTCATTGTGAACGGAACCTATAGCGAAAAGTTAGTCATCCGAAGTTCCCTTTCACCTGCGCACTACGAAATACAGGTTAAAGATTGCCGCGGACAACTAATCAGCTCGCAAACGCTGGAGATCAGCAAAGGGTTACTTGAAGTGGCGGTTCCTAAGGCGGGTATGGTTAGCTTTACCCGGGTGACAAGCGCGCAGTAA
- a CDS encoding carbohydrate ABC transporter permease: protein MVWNYWLAYLLLLIGSVAFLYPFVWMISASLRSLEELAVSGMSIWPEHWRWGNYAKALTAFPFPQYLLNTVITTVLPIIGTVMSCSLVGYAFARLKVRGSGFLFVLVLSTMLLPGEVTMIPQFILFKKLGMLDTLYPLIVPAFFGSAFYIFLLRQFYSRLPIGLEEAAIIDGCGYFKIWRTIFLPLSKPALMAVGVMVFMGSWNNFMGPLIYINSDKWKTLTLGLAGFQGTYATDTNLLMAAAVVITLPCILLFFTAQKAFMEGLTFSGSKES, encoded by the coding sequence ATGGTATGGAATTACTGGCTGGCCTATCTTCTGCTGCTGATCGGGAGTGTTGCGTTCCTGTATCCTTTTGTTTGGATGATCTCCGCCTCATTGCGAAGTCTGGAGGAGCTTGCAGTCTCCGGGATGAGCATCTGGCCGGAACACTGGCGTTGGGGCAATTATGCCAAGGCGCTGACGGCCTTTCCATTCCCGCAATATTTGCTGAATACCGTGATAACAACCGTACTGCCCATTATCGGTACAGTTATGTCTTGTTCGCTTGTTGGCTACGCGTTTGCTCGGTTGAAGGTGAGAGGTAGCGGGTTCCTGTTCGTACTCGTCCTGTCTACCATGCTGCTACCCGGCGAAGTAACGATGATCCCACAGTTCATTCTTTTCAAAAAGCTGGGCATGCTCGATACGCTTTATCCATTGATCGTTCCTGCTTTCTTTGGCTCAGCGTTCTATATCTTCTTATTGCGCCAGTTCTATTCCCGGCTTCCTATTGGGCTTGAGGAAGCGGCGATCATCGACGGTTGTGGTTACTTTAAAATTTGGCGGACGATCTTCCTTCCACTGTCCAAGCCGGCTCTGATGGCTGTTGGCGTCATGGTCTTCATGGGATCTTGGAACAACTTCATGGGACCGCTGATTTATATCAACAGCGATAAATGGAAGACACTCACGCTCGGGCTCGCAGGATTTCAGGGCACCTATGCCACAGATACCAATTTGTTGATGGCTGCAGCTGTCGTAATCACGTTGCCGTGTATTCTATTGTTCTTTACGGCGCAAAAAGCGTTTATGGAAGGTCTGACCTTCTCGGGTTCCAAGGAAAGCTAA
- a CDS encoding N-acetylmuramoyl-L-alanine amidase, whose product MKRKRRKQLKRRKVILVVIVVALIGMIWSIYELFSPFVSAELTASPNTNTEVSEELISSPNKNTAMHQEISQRYKIVIDAGHGGKDPGASGVSGNYERAYTLALSNKVFDLLQQEPMFEAYMTRTDDTFVDLDDRINFASDLDADAFVSIHGNTYTDPDVHGTETYYYAEDSSPFANEVHEHLVEAAGFKDRGVRKEGWKVLKESDNLAILLEVGFLTNQSDETNMINDSHQDRTAQGIVKGIKKYFADTEN is encoded by the coding sequence ATGAAAAGGAAAAGAAGAAAACAGCTTAAACGTCGCAAAGTTATATTGGTGGTAATTGTCGTTGCTTTGATAGGAATGATCTGGTCGATATATGAGCTATTTTCACCCTTCGTTTCCGCGGAGTTGACAGCTTCACCGAACACGAATACGGAGGTTTCCGAGGAGTTAATATCTTCACCGAACAAAAATACGGCAATGCATCAAGAAATATCCCAACGCTACAAAATCGTGATCGATGCGGGGCATGGAGGCAAGGATCCCGGCGCGAGTGGAGTCAGCGGCAACTACGAGAGAGCGTACACACTAGCGCTGTCAAATAAGGTATTCGATCTGCTCCAGCAGGAACCGATGTTCGAGGCGTACATGACACGTACGGATGATACCTTTGTCGATCTAGACGATCGCATCAATTTCGCAAGCGATCTCGATGCGGATGCATTCGTCTCTATTCATGGGAACACATATACGGACCCTGATGTACACGGCACCGAAACGTATTATTATGCGGAAGATAGTAGTCCGTTCGCAAATGAGGTGCACGAGCATTTGGTGGAGGCTGCTGGCTTCAAGGATCGCGGTGTGAGAAAGGAAGGCTGGAAGGTATTGAAGGAGAGCGACAATCTCGCAATTTTGCTGGAGGTGGGATTCCTCACGAACCAGAGCGATGAAACGAATATGATCAACGATAGCCACCAGGATCGAACGGCTCAGGGAATAGTGAAAGGGATCAAAAAGTATTTTGCTGATACAGAAAATTAG
- a CDS encoding polysaccharide deacetylase family protein, which produces MKTSRNDNKKRRVRKARRRLVFILVAIFLMIFLVEKLTSAPEEEVVADKIIIQSTKQPVKQKKPDVKPVDKVVYLTFDDGPTTLTDQFLDLLKEQDIKATFFMQGTNLQKNDLQESVKRATEEGHYVGAHSISHDYKKLYNNGLFVSEMNETLSLIKDITGTNPKLVRPPYGSEPGLKSEQIRNQLVKYGIKVWDWTIDSNDWELKDNPNQIVEHIKKQTKRDREVILMHEKLQTLQALPEIIAFYKEKGYEFAVYNNADHFYLNFQNDIRL; this is translated from the coding sequence ATGAAAACATCACGAAATGATAATAAAAAAAGAAGGGTAAGAAAGGCGAGAAGAAGATTAGTCTTTATTCTAGTAGCTATTTTCCTAATGATCTTTTTAGTAGAGAAACTCACTTCTGCTCCTGAAGAAGAAGTAGTAGCGGACAAAATTATCATACAAAGTACCAAACAACCAGTAAAACAAAAAAAACCAGATGTAAAGCCTGTGGACAAAGTTGTTTATTTAACATTTGATGATGGCCCTACTACATTAACGGATCAATTCTTAGATTTATTAAAAGAGCAAGATATAAAAGCAACCTTTTTTATGCAGGGAACTAATTTACAAAAAAACGATTTACAAGAAAGTGTCAAACGAGCCACAGAAGAAGGCCATTATGTTGGAGCTCATAGTATATCGCATGATTACAAAAAGTTATACAATAACGGACTGTTTGTATCAGAGATGAACGAAACATTATCTCTTATCAAAGATATTACAGGTACAAATCCTAAGTTGGTTCGTCCACCTTATGGTTCAGAACCAGGATTGAAAAGTGAACAGATTCGTAATCAACTTGTAAAATATGGAATTAAAGTTTGGGATTGGACAATTGATTCTAATGACTGGGAGTTAAAAGATAATCCAAACCAAATTGTAGAACATATTAAAAAGCAAACCAAAAGGGACAGAGAAGTCATTCTCATGCATGAAAAACTACAAACCTTACAAGCACTTCCAGAAATAATCGCATTTTACAAGGAAAAAGGATATGAGTTTGCTGTTTATAATAACGCTGACCATTTTTATCTTAATTTTCAAAATGACATACGTTTGTAA